Proteins encoded by one window of uncultured Draconibacterium sp.:
- a CDS encoding DUF1801 domain-containing protein, which yields MQRANTVDEYILNTKARQDILLILHDLLISTELTETIKWGAPCYTINGKNVIGLAAFKAHVAIWFFQGVLLKDEAEVLINAQDDKTKALRQLRFQNADEIDAQLLMDYINEAIENEKQQKRVKINRPKSVNIAPELKEAFKEDSGLEMAFKSFTPGKQREFSNYIIGAKQAKTKQSRLMKVIPMIKQNVGLNDKYRNC from the coding sequence ATGCAACGAGCAAATACCGTAGATGAATATATTCTGAACACCAAAGCGAGGCAGGATATACTTTTGATACTCCACGATTTACTAATTTCAACTGAGCTAACAGAAACCATCAAATGGGGTGCCCCTTGTTACACCATTAATGGTAAAAATGTTATTGGTTTGGCAGCCTTTAAAGCGCACGTGGCCATTTGGTTTTTTCAGGGTGTTTTATTAAAAGATGAAGCAGAAGTACTAATTAATGCTCAAGATGATAAAACAAAAGCACTGCGACAATTGAGGTTTCAAAATGCAGACGAGATTGATGCCCAATTGTTAATGGATTATATAAATGAGGCCATTGAGAATGAAAAGCAACAAAAACGCGTCAAGATAAACCGGCCAAAATCGGTTAACATCGCTCCCGAATTAAAAGAAGCATTTAAAGAAGATTCCGGACTAGAAATGGCTTTTAAGAGTTTTACACCGGGAAAGCAACGCGAATTCTCAAACTATATAATTGGAGCTAAACAAGCAAAAACAAAGCAGTCGAGATTAATGAAAGTTATTCCTATGATTAAACAAAACGTAGGATTGAACGATAAATACCGGAATTGTTAA
- a CDS encoding MATE family efflux transporter, with product MLLKRANVLSLQKIKDIDLKELWIDVKEAIGGTERDFTNASLGKAIFILAVPMVLEMIMESVFAVVDIFFVSKLGADAVATVGITESVMTIVYAIGMGLSVATTALVSRRIGEKNKEQAGVVAFQAILVGLIFSVCIAIPGILFAGKFLKLMGATDKMATEGYLFPAIMFGGNMVIMMLFIINAVFRSSGDAAISMRVMWLANIINIILDPLLIFGYGPFPELGLAGAAVATTIGRGLAVIYQFYLLFKGNHRVRLYLSSIKVRLNVMLKLIKISGGGILQNLIATSSWILLVRIIAVSGPDALAGYTIAIRIIIFALLPAWGLSNAASTLVGQNLGANQPERAEKSVWITGYVNMIFMGIMGLILAIFPEFWINLFIRETDVITHGTLALQVISFGFLFYALGMVLMQGFNGSGDTITPSKINFMSFWLFEIPLAYFLAIVLKMGLFGACISIVIAESFLAITALYLFRKGKWKQRKI from the coding sequence ATGTTACTCAAAAGAGCAAATGTTTTGTCTTTACAAAAAATAAAGGACATCGACTTAAAAGAGTTGTGGATTGACGTTAAAGAAGCAATTGGCGGTACAGAGCGCGATTTTACAAACGCCAGCCTGGGTAAAGCCATTTTTATTTTGGCGGTTCCAATGGTACTTGAAATGATCATGGAATCGGTATTTGCAGTGGTAGACATCTTCTTTGTGTCAAAACTGGGAGCCGATGCAGTGGCAACCGTTGGTATTACCGAATCGGTAATGACTATTGTATATGCCATCGGTATGGGACTCAGTGTGGCCACAACCGCCTTGGTATCGAGGCGGATTGGAGAAAAAAACAAAGAACAGGCAGGAGTAGTAGCATTTCAGGCCATTTTGGTAGGATTGATTTTTTCTGTTTGCATTGCCATTCCTGGAATTTTGTTTGCCGGTAAGTTTTTAAAATTAATGGGTGCCACTGATAAAATGGCTACTGAAGGTTACCTCTTCCCTGCCATTATGTTTGGCGGCAACATGGTAATTATGATGCTTTTCATCATCAATGCAGTGTTCCGTAGTTCCGGCGATGCAGCCATTTCTATGCGTGTTATGTGGCTGGCCAACATTATCAATATTATTCTTGATCCACTGCTGATATTTGGCTACGGGCCTTTCCCTGAATTAGGTTTGGCGGGTGCTGCTGTAGCAACTACTATCGGACGAGGCCTGGCTGTTATTTACCAGTTTTACCTTTTGTTTAAAGGGAACCATCGTGTTCGCTTGTACCTCAGTAGCATTAAAGTGCGGTTAAATGTAATGCTTAAACTTATAAAAATATCCGGAGGTGGTATTTTACAAAACCTTATTGCCACCTCGAGTTGGATACTTTTGGTACGCATTATTGCGGTTTCAGGTCCTGATGCACTTGCAGGTTACACCATTGCCATTCGCATTATAATCTTTGCTTTATTACCTGCATGGGGACTTAGCAATGCCGCATCTACCCTAGTTGGACAGAATTTGGGAGCCAACCAGCCTGAACGTGCTGAAAAATCAGTATGGATAACCGGCTATGTCAATATGATTTTCATGGGAATAATGGGACTTATTCTGGCTATATTCCCTGAATTCTGGATTAACCTCTTTATTCGGGAAACAGATGTTATTACTCACGGTACGTTGGCGCTACAAGTTATCAGTTTTGGATTTCTGTTTTATGCGCTTGGCATGGTGCTTATGCAAGGTTTTAATGGAAGTGGTGACACTATAACTCCATCAAAGATAAATTTTATGAGCTTTTGGCTGTTTGAGATTCCACTGGCCTATTTCCTGGCTATCGTCCTTAAAATGGGCTTATTTGGAGCCTGTATCTCCATTGTAATTGCGGAATCATTTTTAGCAATTACAGCACTTTATTTATTCCGAAAAGGAAAATGGAAACAACGAAAAATTTAA
- the rsgA gene encoding ribosome small subunit-dependent GTPase A, with amino-acid sequence MNNNNLPVDIAKFASENNIPHSEIARVVTVHKERYVIQFGNSFLKAEITGNIRYTAQSSADFPTVGDWIRFTPMDEENAIILEVFPRFSVLERQAVGKHGEVQLIAANVDVAFIVQAVGHDFNPNRLERYLAVCNAGNIKPIMVLSKTDLLPEDECKDLINEVKKRIKNIKAIALSNETEQGLDVLKAELESHKTYCFLGSSGVGKSTIINHLLNKNVLETKSISESTNKGRHTTSHRELFLLDNNSIVIDTPGMRELGITDSTNAIDVTFDDIAELANACKFNDCTHNNEDGCAVIAAVESGELSSEAYENYLKLKREQEHFSSTVYEKRQRDKEFGKMIKSVLKEKKRSKPR; translated from the coding sequence ATGAATAATAATAATTTACCTGTAGATATTGCAAAATTTGCAAGCGAAAATAATATACCACATTCTGAAATAGCCAGAGTTGTAACAGTACACAAAGAACGTTACGTCATACAATTTGGCAATTCCTTTCTGAAAGCAGAAATTACAGGAAATATAAGATATACAGCTCAATCCAGTGCCGACTTCCCAACAGTTGGCGACTGGATTCGCTTTACTCCGATGGACGAAGAGAATGCCATAATTCTTGAAGTATTTCCACGCTTTTCGGTATTAGAACGTCAGGCGGTGGGTAAACATGGCGAAGTGCAACTAATTGCGGCCAATGTTGACGTAGCGTTTATCGTACAAGCTGTTGGTCATGATTTCAATCCTAACCGATTAGAACGTTACCTGGCAGTGTGTAATGCTGGTAACATTAAGCCGATAATGGTACTTTCAAAAACGGACCTACTCCCTGAAGATGAATGCAAGGATCTAATCAATGAAGTAAAAAAGCGTATTAAGAATATAAAAGCAATTGCGCTTAGTAACGAAACAGAACAAGGTTTAGATGTTTTAAAAGCAGAACTGGAGTCTCATAAAACCTATTGTTTTCTTGGTTCGTCAGGAGTAGGAAAATCTACAATTATAAATCATCTGTTAAACAAAAACGTGCTCGAAACAAAGTCCATTAGCGAAAGTACAAATAAAGGACGGCACACTACCAGTCATCGTGAATTGTTTTTGCTCGACAATAACAGCATAGTAATTGACACTCCCGGAATGCGCGAACTGGGCATTACTGATTCAACTAATGCTATCGACGTAACTTTTGATGACATCGCAGAATTAGCTAATGCTTGTAAGTTTAACGATTGCACACACAATAACGAAGATGGTTGTGCCGTAATCGCTGCAGTTGAAAGTGGAGAGTTAAGCAGCGAAGCCTATGAAAATTACCTAAAATTGAAACGCGAACAAGAACATTTTAGTAGCACTGTGTACGAAAAACGACAGCGCGATAAAGAGTTCGGTAAAATGATTAAATCTGTTTTAAAAGAAAAAAAGCGTTCAAAACCAAGGTAA
- a CDS encoding glycoside hydrolase family 127 protein has translation MNPKLIGVIVLFIFVSCANKERFPEKQSERILNNSTVVNDMNASVIGEFDDLFTFVTKYKNQDLSFNLEDFEEAYNQFITTESSRLKDAWHNPLWIEINGLLLELTGKEKYAQQLELVSKTDSLSEYIKPFVLTKRVDHIYVNLFEPAGIEYNHTLGGEVTFEQETAYPESGSVRLHFGMTEKRYIELFIRIPEWAEGTTVVVKKVKYFTQPGNYCIIAKKWKEGDLVEIELPIEKYPGN, from the coding sequence ATGAATCCTAAACTGATAGGTGTTATAGTACTTTTTATTTTTGTTTCGTGTGCAAACAAAGAAAGGTTTCCTGAAAAACAATCTGAACGAATTTTAAACAATAGTACAGTTGTAAACGATATGAATGCCAGTGTTATAGGTGAGTTTGACGATTTGTTTACTTTTGTAACTAAATATAAGAACCAGGATTTGTCCTTTAACCTGGAAGATTTTGAAGAGGCTTACAACCAGTTTATTACAACAGAATCGTCGCGCTTGAAAGATGCTTGGCACAACCCATTATGGATTGAAATTAACGGGCTGCTGCTGGAGTTGACAGGTAAAGAAAAATATGCTCAGCAGTTGGAATTGGTTTCCAAGACAGACTCATTGTCGGAATACATTAAACCGTTTGTTCTCACAAAAAGAGTAGACCACATTTACGTGAACCTGTTTGAGCCGGCAGGAATAGAATACAACCATACTTTAGGTGGCGAGGTAACTTTTGAACAAGAAACAGCTTATCCTGAATCGGGCAGTGTGCGTTTACACTTTGGAATGACCGAAAAGCGATATATTGAGTTGTTTATCCGAATCCCGGAATGGGCCGAAGGAACGACTGTAGTTGTTAAAAAAGTAAAGTATTTTACACAGCCAGGCAACTATTGCATTATTGCGAAGAAATGGAAAGAAGGCGATTTGGTTGAAATTGAACTACCAATTGAAAAATATCCGGGTAATTAG
- a CDS encoding DUF4199 domain-containing protein, producing MKKFAIEIKWAILFVVVQLIWMIGERVAGLHDENIEKHAIVTNFFAIVAIAVYVIALLDKRKNDFNGKINWIQGFISGLIITLGVTILTPLSQYLTVEVITPDYFQNMIEYTVENGLQTLEEAQEYFSLRSYMIQSLIFAPLMGIATSAIVAIFTRKK from the coding sequence ATGAAAAAATTTGCAATTGAGATTAAATGGGCCATCTTATTTGTTGTTGTTCAGCTAATTTGGATGATTGGAGAAAGAGTGGCCGGACTGCATGATGAGAATATCGAGAAACATGCCATCGTAACTAACTTCTTCGCCATTGTGGCTATTGCTGTTTATGTTATTGCATTACTCGACAAGCGGAAGAATGATTTTAATGGAAAAATAAACTGGATACAGGGATTTATAAGTGGCCTGATCATAACTTTAGGAGTTACTATACTCACTCCTTTGTCGCAATACCTCACTGTTGAAGTTATCACTCCTGATTATTTTCAGAATATGATTGAGTATACTGTTGAAAATGGTTTGCAAACGTTGGAAGAAGCACAGGAATATTTCAGTTTAAGATCTTACATGATACAAAGCTTAATTTTCGCACCACTAATGGGAATTGCGACTTCAGCCATTGTGGCAATTTTTACCAGGAAAAAGTAA